In Bacteroidales bacterium, the sequence AATTTTATTCATTACTTCCATGCTGACCATAAAATTCATCGAGGAAAATAAAGAAGAAGTGATCCGGTTATTGGCAATCAAAGGTTTTGAAGCGGGGGAGATTATAGAACAATTGCTGGAAACCGATGTATTGCGAAAGAAGATGCAAGTACAGGCTGATCTTATTCAGGCTGAATTGAACACTAAATCGAAAGAGATCGGTGCTTTGATGAAATCCGGTCAGAAGGAAGTTGCAGAAAGAGCCAAATCGACTGTCTCCGAGTTAAAAGAGAAAGCGGGAGCGTTGTTACATGAACAAGAATCAGCTGAGCAAAAATTAAAAGATTTACTGGTACAACT encodes:
- a CDS encoding serine--tRNA ligase, whose amino-acid sequence is MLTIKFIEENKEEVIRLLAIKGFEAGEIIEQLLETDVLRKKMQVQADLIQAELNTKSKEIGALMKSGQKEVAERAKSTVSELKEKAGALLHEQESAEQKLKDLLVQLPNVPHHSVPVGKSAADNVVVRSGGQVPDLPENALPHWDL